The Scomber japonicus isolate fScoJap1 chromosome 9, fScoJap1.pri, whole genome shotgun sequence genome includes a region encoding these proteins:
- the acsl2 gene encoding long-chain-fatty-acid--CoA ligase 1 isoform X2: MLLSGFDFLFFIAAQWNLCDVNTPYNFLLSHCSFIFFLSHVFPLSDMHFQEWLRSLRSSTGLKVSDSDDVWSLLPSLPLSSFSLSSLSLSPSSLLGLGALASLTAYWLVTRPRPMRPPCDLQAQSVAVNGDSSCRRSALLNDDSLLEFYYDDTKTAYDMFQRGLRIAGNGPCLGFRKPGQPYEWISYTEVAEQAQVLGSGLLAKGCQPTPEQFVGIFAQNRPEWIISELACYTYSMAVVPLYDTLGLEAMVHILNLAEISLVICDREEKAASLLENKEQGVTPKLSCLVLFNDFTEAFVERAKNCQVEVLKLAQLMELGRQNLKDPVPPQPQDLAVVCFTSGTTGKPKGAMITHGNIASNTSSVIKILEVCLHFHLLDVSISYLPLAHMFERMIQVSMFCHGARVGFYQGDISLLMDDIKTLKPTFFPVVPRLLNRIYDKILGSVTSPLRRALLHYAVRRKQAELSSGVVRNNSLWDKLVFNRIQANLGGNLRFALTASAPISPTVLSFLRATLGCLIFEGYGQTECTAGCTFSMPGDWSAGHVGAPLPCAMVKVVDIPDMKYYAKNGEGEICIRGPSVFRGYLKDPDRTAEALDNDGWLHSGDVGQWLPNGTLRIIDRKKHIFKLSQGEYIAPEKIENVYMRCVPVLQVFVHGDSLQSYLIGIVVPDPEVFVDWAKERGFVGSYEELCQNPDVKNVVLDDMKAVGKEAGLKSLEQVKDLHLHPEMFSIANGLLTPTLKSRRADIRRVFQEQIENMYSKTSM, translated from the exons ATGCTTCTTTCAggttttgattttcttttttttattgcagcacAATGGAACTTGTGTGATGTGAACACACCATATAATTTCCTTCTATCTCATTGCTCCtttatcttttttctctctcatgtcTTTCCTCTCTCAGATATGCATTTCCAAGAGTGGTTACGATCACTTCGTTCCAGCACGGGACTCAAAGTATCCGATTCAGACGACGTGTGGAGTCTTCTGCCATCTCTGcctctgtcctccttctccttgtccTCCCTGTCTCTGTCGCCTTCCTCTCTGCTGGGTTTGGGAGCCTTGGCATCCCTCACTGCGTATTGGCTGGTGACACGTCCTCGACCCATGCGTCCCCCCTGTGATCTGCAAGCTCAGTCCGTAGCTGTAAAC GGAGATTCCAGCTGCAGGCGATCTGCTCTTCTTAACGATGACTCACTGCTGGAGTTTTACTACGATGACACCAAGACGGCCTATGACATGTTCCAGAGAGGCCTCAGGATCGCAG GAAACGGCCCATGTCTTGGCTTCAGGAAGCCGGGTCAGCCCTATGAGTGGATCTCCTACACTGAG GTGGCTGAACAGGCACAGGTGCTGGGCTCTGGGCTGTTAGCTAAAGGCTGCCAGCCGACCCCGGAGCAGTTTGTTGGGATATTTGCACAAAACAGACCAGAG TGGATCATCTCTGAACTGGCCTGCTACACCTACTCCATGGCTGTGGTGCCTCTGTACGACACACTGGGGCTGGAGGCAATGGTGCACATCCTCAACCTGG CCGAGATCTCTCTGGTGATCTGCGACCGGGAGGAGAAGGCGGCATCTCTGTTGGAGAACAAGGAGCAAGGCGTGACTCCAAAGCTCTCCTGCCTGGTTCTCTTTAACGATTTCACTGAGGCCTTCGTGGAGAGGGCGAAGAATTGCCAGGTGGAGGTTTTGAAACTGGCACAACTCATG GAGCTGGGAAGGCAGAACCTCAAAGATCCTGTG CCGCCCCAGCCTCAGGATCTGGCCGTGGTTTGCTTCACCAGTGGAACCACAG GAAAGCCCAAAGGAGCCATGATCACCCACGGCAACATCGCCTCCAACACTTCCTCTGTCATTAAGATCCTGGAGGTCTGTCTACATTTCCACCTCCTT GATGTGTCGATCTCCTACCTGCCACTTGCCCATATGTTTGAGAGGATGATTCAG GTTTCTATGTTCTGCCATGGAGCCCGAGTAGGATTCTACCAAGGAGACATTTCTCTTCTTATGGATGACATTAAAACTCTCAAACCGACCTTCTTTCCTGTTGTCCCTCGTTTACTCAATCGCATCTATGACAAG ATCCTGGGTTCTGTGACCTCTCCGCTGCGGCGGGCTTTGCTTCATTACGCTGTGAGGAGAAAGCAAGCGGAGCTCAGCAGCGGTGTTGTACGTAACAACAGTCTTTGGGACAAGTTGGTGTTTAACAGGATTCAG GCCAATTTAGGAGGTAATCTGCGGTTCGCCCTGACTGCTTCAGCACCCATCTCTCCCACTGTACTGTCCTTCCTCAGAGCCACTCTCGGCTGTCTGATCTTTGAGGGTTACGGCCAGACAGAATGCACCGCTGGCTGCACGTTTTCTATGCCTGGTGACTGGAGCGCAG gtcATGTCGGCGCTCCTTTGCCCTGTGCCATGGTGAAGGTGGTTGATATCCCTGACATGAAGTACTACGCTAAGAACGGAGAGGGAGAG ATCTGCATTCGTGGCCCCAGTGTGTTCAGAGGCTACCTGAAGGACCCAGACAGGACAGCTGAAGCCTTGGACAATGACGGCTGGCTTCATAGTGGGGACGTAGGCCAGTGGCTTCCA AACGGAACATTACGCATCATTGACAGAAAGAAGCACATCTTCAAGTTGTCCCAGGGAGAGTACATCGCTCCTGAGAAGATAGAAAATGTCTACATGCGTTGTGTTCCTGTACTGCAGGTGTTCGTGCATGGAGATAGTTTACAG TCTTATCTCATAGGCATAGTTGTGCCTGATCCAGAGGTGTTTGTTGATTGGGCTAAAGAGCGAGGATTTGTGGGATCCTACGAAGAACTGTGCCAAAATCCT GATGTAAAGAACGTAGTATTAGATGACATGAAAGCTGTGGGGAAAGAAGCAGGACTCAAGTCTTTAGAACAA GTGAAGGACCTTCACTTGCACCCAGAGATGTTCAGTATCGCCAACGGCCTTCTCACCCCAACCCTGAAAAGTAGACGTGCCGACATCCGCAGAGTCTTTCAGGAACAGATAGAAAACATGTACAGCAAGACATCCATGTAA
- the acsl2 gene encoding long-chain-fatty-acid--CoA ligase 1 isoform X1: protein MLLSGFDFLFFIAAQWNLCDVNTPYNFLLSHCSFIFFLSHVFPLSDMHFQEWLRSLRSSTGLKVSDSDDVWSLLPSLPLSSFSLSSLSLSPSSLLGLGALASLTAYWLVTRPRPMRPPCDLQAQSVAVNGDSSCRRSALLNDDSLLEFYYDDTKTAYDMFQRGLRIAGNGPCLGFRKPGQPYEWISYTEVAEQAQVLGSGLLAKGCQPTPEQFVGIFAQNRPEWIISELACYTYSMAVVPLYDTLGLEAMVHILNLAEISLVICDREEKAASLLENKEQGVTPKLSCLVLFNDFTEAFVERAKNCQVEVLKLAQLMELGRQNLKDPVPPQPQDLAVVCFTSGTTGKPKGAMITHGNIASNTSSVIKILEGSFVIQQEDVSISYLPLAHMFERMIQVSMFCHGARVGFYQGDISLLMDDIKTLKPTFFPVVPRLLNRIYDKILGSVTSPLRRALLHYAVRRKQAELSSGVVRNNSLWDKLVFNRIQANLGGNLRFALTASAPISPTVLSFLRATLGCLIFEGYGQTECTAGCTFSMPGDWSAGHVGAPLPCAMVKVVDIPDMKYYAKNGEGEICIRGPSVFRGYLKDPDRTAEALDNDGWLHSGDVGQWLPNGTLRIIDRKKHIFKLSQGEYIAPEKIENVYMRCVPVLQVFVHGDSLQSYLIGIVVPDPEVFVDWAKERGFVGSYEELCQNPDVKNVVLDDMKAVGKEAGLKSLEQVKDLHLHPEMFSIANGLLTPTLKSRRADIRRVFQEQIENMYSKTSM from the exons ATGCTTCTTTCAggttttgattttcttttttttattgcagcacAATGGAACTTGTGTGATGTGAACACACCATATAATTTCCTTCTATCTCATTGCTCCtttatcttttttctctctcatgtcTTTCCTCTCTCAGATATGCATTTCCAAGAGTGGTTACGATCACTTCGTTCCAGCACGGGACTCAAAGTATCCGATTCAGACGACGTGTGGAGTCTTCTGCCATCTCTGcctctgtcctccttctccttgtccTCCCTGTCTCTGTCGCCTTCCTCTCTGCTGGGTTTGGGAGCCTTGGCATCCCTCACTGCGTATTGGCTGGTGACACGTCCTCGACCCATGCGTCCCCCCTGTGATCTGCAAGCTCAGTCCGTAGCTGTAAAC GGAGATTCCAGCTGCAGGCGATCTGCTCTTCTTAACGATGACTCACTGCTGGAGTTTTACTACGATGACACCAAGACGGCCTATGACATGTTCCAGAGAGGCCTCAGGATCGCAG GAAACGGCCCATGTCTTGGCTTCAGGAAGCCGGGTCAGCCCTATGAGTGGATCTCCTACACTGAG GTGGCTGAACAGGCACAGGTGCTGGGCTCTGGGCTGTTAGCTAAAGGCTGCCAGCCGACCCCGGAGCAGTTTGTTGGGATATTTGCACAAAACAGACCAGAG TGGATCATCTCTGAACTGGCCTGCTACACCTACTCCATGGCTGTGGTGCCTCTGTACGACACACTGGGGCTGGAGGCAATGGTGCACATCCTCAACCTGG CCGAGATCTCTCTGGTGATCTGCGACCGGGAGGAGAAGGCGGCATCTCTGTTGGAGAACAAGGAGCAAGGCGTGACTCCAAAGCTCTCCTGCCTGGTTCTCTTTAACGATTTCACTGAGGCCTTCGTGGAGAGGGCGAAGAATTGCCAGGTGGAGGTTTTGAAACTGGCACAACTCATG GAGCTGGGAAGGCAGAACCTCAAAGATCCTGTG CCGCCCCAGCCTCAGGATCTGGCCGTGGTTTGCTTCACCAGTGGAACCACAG GAAAGCCCAAAGGAGCCATGATCACCCACGGCAACATCGCCTCCAACACTTCCTCTGTCATTAAGATCCTGGAG GGTTCGTTTGTGATCCAGCAAGAGGATGTGTCGATCTCCTACCTGCCACTTGCCCATATGTTTGAGAGGATGATTCAG GTTTCTATGTTCTGCCATGGAGCCCGAGTAGGATTCTACCAAGGAGACATTTCTCTTCTTATGGATGACATTAAAACTCTCAAACCGACCTTCTTTCCTGTTGTCCCTCGTTTACTCAATCGCATCTATGACAAG ATCCTGGGTTCTGTGACCTCTCCGCTGCGGCGGGCTTTGCTTCATTACGCTGTGAGGAGAAAGCAAGCGGAGCTCAGCAGCGGTGTTGTACGTAACAACAGTCTTTGGGACAAGTTGGTGTTTAACAGGATTCAG GCCAATTTAGGAGGTAATCTGCGGTTCGCCCTGACTGCTTCAGCACCCATCTCTCCCACTGTACTGTCCTTCCTCAGAGCCACTCTCGGCTGTCTGATCTTTGAGGGTTACGGCCAGACAGAATGCACCGCTGGCTGCACGTTTTCTATGCCTGGTGACTGGAGCGCAG gtcATGTCGGCGCTCCTTTGCCCTGTGCCATGGTGAAGGTGGTTGATATCCCTGACATGAAGTACTACGCTAAGAACGGAGAGGGAGAG ATCTGCATTCGTGGCCCCAGTGTGTTCAGAGGCTACCTGAAGGACCCAGACAGGACAGCTGAAGCCTTGGACAATGACGGCTGGCTTCATAGTGGGGACGTAGGCCAGTGGCTTCCA AACGGAACATTACGCATCATTGACAGAAAGAAGCACATCTTCAAGTTGTCCCAGGGAGAGTACATCGCTCCTGAGAAGATAGAAAATGTCTACATGCGTTGTGTTCCTGTACTGCAGGTGTTCGTGCATGGAGATAGTTTACAG TCTTATCTCATAGGCATAGTTGTGCCTGATCCAGAGGTGTTTGTTGATTGGGCTAAAGAGCGAGGATTTGTGGGATCCTACGAAGAACTGTGCCAAAATCCT GATGTAAAGAACGTAGTATTAGATGACATGAAAGCTGTGGGGAAAGAAGCAGGACTCAAGTCTTTAGAACAA GTGAAGGACCTTCACTTGCACCCAGAGATGTTCAGTATCGCCAACGGCCTTCTCACCCCAACCCTGAAAAGTAGACGTGCCGACATCCGCAGAGTCTTTCAGGAACAGATAGAAAACATGTACAGCAAGACATCCATGTAA
- the acsl2 gene encoding long-chain-fatty-acid--CoA ligase 1 isoform X3: MLLSGFDFLFFIAAQWNLCDVNTPYNFLLSHCSFIFFLSHVFPLSDMHFQEWLRSLRSSTGLKVSDSDDVWSLLPSLPLSSFSLSSLSLSPSSLLGLGALASLTAYWLVTRPRPMRPPCDLQAQSVAGDSSCRRSALLNDDSLLEFYYDDTKTAYDMFQRGLRIAGNGPCLGFRKPGQPYEWISYTEVAEQAQVLGSGLLAKGCQPTPEQFVGIFAQNRPEWIISELACYTYSMAVVPLYDTLGLEAMVHILNLAEISLVICDREEKAASLLENKEQGVTPKLSCLVLFNDFTEAFVERAKNCQVEVLKLAQLMELGRQNLKDPVPPQPQDLAVVCFTSGTTGKPKGAMITHGNIASNTSSVIKILEGSFVIQQEDVSISYLPLAHMFERMIQVSMFCHGARVGFYQGDISLLMDDIKTLKPTFFPVVPRLLNRIYDKILGSVTSPLRRALLHYAVRRKQAELSSGVVRNNSLWDKLVFNRIQANLGGNLRFALTASAPISPTVLSFLRATLGCLIFEGYGQTECTAGCTFSMPGDWSAGHVGAPLPCAMVKVVDIPDMKYYAKNGEGEICIRGPSVFRGYLKDPDRTAEALDNDGWLHSGDVGQWLPNGTLRIIDRKKHIFKLSQGEYIAPEKIENVYMRCVPVLQVFVHGDSLQSYLIGIVVPDPEVFVDWAKERGFVGSYEELCQNPDVKNVVLDDMKAVGKEAGLKSLEQVKDLHLHPEMFSIANGLLTPTLKSRRADIRRVFQEQIENMYSKTSM, from the exons ATGCTTCTTTCAggttttgattttcttttttttattgcagcacAATGGAACTTGTGTGATGTGAACACACCATATAATTTCCTTCTATCTCATTGCTCCtttatcttttttctctctcatgtcTTTCCTCTCTCAGATATGCATTTCCAAGAGTGGTTACGATCACTTCGTTCCAGCACGGGACTCAAAGTATCCGATTCAGACGACGTGTGGAGTCTTCTGCCATCTCTGcctctgtcctccttctccttgtccTCCCTGTCTCTGTCGCCTTCCTCTCTGCTGGGTTTGGGAGCCTTGGCATCCCTCACTGCGTATTGGCTGGTGACACGTCCTCGACCCATGCGTCCCCCCTGTGATCTGCAAGCTCAGTCCGTAGCT GGAGATTCCAGCTGCAGGCGATCTGCTCTTCTTAACGATGACTCACTGCTGGAGTTTTACTACGATGACACCAAGACGGCCTATGACATGTTCCAGAGAGGCCTCAGGATCGCAG GAAACGGCCCATGTCTTGGCTTCAGGAAGCCGGGTCAGCCCTATGAGTGGATCTCCTACACTGAG GTGGCTGAACAGGCACAGGTGCTGGGCTCTGGGCTGTTAGCTAAAGGCTGCCAGCCGACCCCGGAGCAGTTTGTTGGGATATTTGCACAAAACAGACCAGAG TGGATCATCTCTGAACTGGCCTGCTACACCTACTCCATGGCTGTGGTGCCTCTGTACGACACACTGGGGCTGGAGGCAATGGTGCACATCCTCAACCTGG CCGAGATCTCTCTGGTGATCTGCGACCGGGAGGAGAAGGCGGCATCTCTGTTGGAGAACAAGGAGCAAGGCGTGACTCCAAAGCTCTCCTGCCTGGTTCTCTTTAACGATTTCACTGAGGCCTTCGTGGAGAGGGCGAAGAATTGCCAGGTGGAGGTTTTGAAACTGGCACAACTCATG GAGCTGGGAAGGCAGAACCTCAAAGATCCTGTG CCGCCCCAGCCTCAGGATCTGGCCGTGGTTTGCTTCACCAGTGGAACCACAG GAAAGCCCAAAGGAGCCATGATCACCCACGGCAACATCGCCTCCAACACTTCCTCTGTCATTAAGATCCTGGAG GGTTCGTTTGTGATCCAGCAAGAGGATGTGTCGATCTCCTACCTGCCACTTGCCCATATGTTTGAGAGGATGATTCAG GTTTCTATGTTCTGCCATGGAGCCCGAGTAGGATTCTACCAAGGAGACATTTCTCTTCTTATGGATGACATTAAAACTCTCAAACCGACCTTCTTTCCTGTTGTCCCTCGTTTACTCAATCGCATCTATGACAAG ATCCTGGGTTCTGTGACCTCTCCGCTGCGGCGGGCTTTGCTTCATTACGCTGTGAGGAGAAAGCAAGCGGAGCTCAGCAGCGGTGTTGTACGTAACAACAGTCTTTGGGACAAGTTGGTGTTTAACAGGATTCAG GCCAATTTAGGAGGTAATCTGCGGTTCGCCCTGACTGCTTCAGCACCCATCTCTCCCACTGTACTGTCCTTCCTCAGAGCCACTCTCGGCTGTCTGATCTTTGAGGGTTACGGCCAGACAGAATGCACCGCTGGCTGCACGTTTTCTATGCCTGGTGACTGGAGCGCAG gtcATGTCGGCGCTCCTTTGCCCTGTGCCATGGTGAAGGTGGTTGATATCCCTGACATGAAGTACTACGCTAAGAACGGAGAGGGAGAG ATCTGCATTCGTGGCCCCAGTGTGTTCAGAGGCTACCTGAAGGACCCAGACAGGACAGCTGAAGCCTTGGACAATGACGGCTGGCTTCATAGTGGGGACGTAGGCCAGTGGCTTCCA AACGGAACATTACGCATCATTGACAGAAAGAAGCACATCTTCAAGTTGTCCCAGGGAGAGTACATCGCTCCTGAGAAGATAGAAAATGTCTACATGCGTTGTGTTCCTGTACTGCAGGTGTTCGTGCATGGAGATAGTTTACAG TCTTATCTCATAGGCATAGTTGTGCCTGATCCAGAGGTGTTTGTTGATTGGGCTAAAGAGCGAGGATTTGTGGGATCCTACGAAGAACTGTGCCAAAATCCT GATGTAAAGAACGTAGTATTAGATGACATGAAAGCTGTGGGGAAAGAAGCAGGACTCAAGTCTTTAGAACAA GTGAAGGACCTTCACTTGCACCCAGAGATGTTCAGTATCGCCAACGGCCTTCTCACCCCAACCCTGAAAAGTAGACGTGCCGACATCCGCAGAGTCTTTCAGGAACAGATAGAAAACATGTACAGCAAGACATCCATGTAA